Within Lolium rigidum isolate FL_2022 chromosome 5, APGP_CSIRO_Lrig_0.1, whole genome shotgun sequence, the genomic segment cggctctatcccatgctgcttgtgtaagttgaaccctaacacgtggtgtaggcccgacatatttattgcccaaacctctccttaggTCAGagagatcgacatatggatttcccaattcgtcgaaagcctctgatgtcccctcctgatcgcgacttatttctccaatggcataaacctgatgatattttgaattctgaaccttgctgggtttggtgacaccatcatatagattggtgaagaccttgcccacagtagtggatctgtcgattAAGTTGAAGGTGCCGATgctactcgagtcatcgcttatatcggagtccgcagatgactcgaaagacatgtcgctgaagatcttggcgagcttttcgcttgttcTGGTGTTGATGACGCGCGGCGATGAAGTTTCCTCGTCGCTTGACTTGATTGACAATGTTGAGCTTGAGAAGTCAGAattgaccgccgataatcccgacgagatcgaaatttcgagacgatacgctccttctttctcgacgcggaagtggaactttccgaacgtcatctccatgggctcctccagatacgcatatgcatccaaacgggagggcgggtgaggaacaaaatcaacgagaccggtttcgatccgtttacctctgtccatggcattgcttgctaccgacgaagtcgacgatcttgaacgtgccatcgagatcagctccttgtcgcctctagatcccacagacggcgccaattgacaaggtatcaacttgtcaatgcctacaagttgtagactagggtttcattggatgtagagggcaagtagatctcgaaggtttcagccgaaaagtactcgacgattatgaaattagggttgtgttgacagtagattcgatcctttctttgtccctcgactcccccttatataggaggcggagccgagggtttcgtaatacacaagtttacagagtccgggagggtttctgacccgtcccgcaagattacaagttatacttcctaatacaactctaactttccttattaacatcttgggcttccgaatcttcttatctttcgggtcgtgggccttcagtaaaccccaggtaccatcttcggcaggcccattggggatgcctatgttaataagggaagtaaagctagttggaatgttttgaaaaAAGGTAACACGTATCACAAATAGGGATTCGtttcacaatttcatcaatattgcacataagagctctttgaggaattgatatgtaaTAAATTGCTAGAAGACATatttgggataggtgaatcataaacatgatatatatattcccatcgtatgcatcttctcaaattactcaaatgtacaataagaagtttattTTTAAAATGATTTTTCAAGAACCACAATATTAttgaaataaagaatttcatgccaagatgcatcctacaagaggttggatgctatatgagtatgcatgaataagatacttgttatcgAGATAGCAATGGCAAGATGTACTGGATAAGAGTTCATCTATAATCACAGCTtggctccaattctcatatggtgacaacacgttccttatagatgagagaagcctccattgcatctccaatgtacctaaatcaatattcaagtacatcttggttcccaaacttattgggtccaaaatggttaggctaaccacaatacataggacacactccatataaatatgtgcatatttatagatgaagtttgaatttcatgcacatcttagtcatTTAAGATTTGATGGAGTCTatactatatattggatcaaacaaAGCAAGCAGGCCATAAATATAAAcatattacatataagcatgcacaagCACTTTGTGAAGATGTGAGACAAGTATGAACTATCTATGTTAATTTCAATGTTGAAATACGTGTTAAAGTTTGAATATCAATTGAGATTTGTCAAAGGTTGGATTTTTATTTGAACTTTTGTAGCACATgtgatgtaaaatacatcatcAGCTCGAGCACATTATGTATTTTACATCATTTGAGTTTTGAGGACAAACTTTGGTGATGTAAAAATCTAAAAAACTGTAAAAGCAggagtttttttttgaacaattaaAAACAGGAGTTGAAGTGCAATAGCATGAAAGTAGTGTAGAGTAGTAAGTTTGTGCAGGAAGAAAGCGAGAGACGTGGGGAAAGGATCTCCATCCCTAAACCCAAAATCAACCACGCATCCCAGCTTGCAACCAAGGGTTTAAGCCCCAACCGCAGCCGAGGTACCCCCTCGCCTTGCCAACCCTCCTCTCTCCTGcgttttggcggcggcggcgccacatcCCGCATTCCCCATGTCTCTCCCTCCCTTCCCCGCGCCCTCCAGTTGATGCTCCCCGCCGCTACTCCGGCCGCCGTCTTACCCATCTCcccgccgtcgtcgcctccccctcCAGTCCTCCTCCCGCCCCCCAAATCCCTAGCCCTCATGTGGCGCCGCCTCCCCTCccgccgcctcgcctccgccCTCCTCTCCGCCTCCGCTCCGCACCttccccctcctcccccgctccaccgcctcctcctccccgccccCGCCACCGGGATCCTCCCATCCCCGCGCCTCCCGTGGGGACACCACCCCCCGCgattcgcgtcctcctccgccgcggcggCCGCCGAGGCCGTCTCCTCCTCCGAGGTCGACGAGCTGCACCACGCGCTCGACGACGCCGCCCTCGCGGCCCCCGCCCCAACCCCGCCCGCTCCtccggagcggcggcgcgggcgcgggcggggCAAGGTCgtgacggaggcggcggcgcagcacGGGATGACGTGCTCCAAGTACTCGGCGCTGCGCCGGCGCCAGATCAGGATCGAGACCGAGGCCTGGGAGCAGGCCGCCAGGGAGTACCGCGAGCTGCTCGCCGACATGTGCCAGCACAAGCTGGCCCCCAACCTGCCCTACGTCAAGTCGCTCTTCCTCGGATGGTTCGAGCCGCTCAGGGACAGGATCGTCGCGGAGCAGGAGCTCGTGGGCGAGCGAGGGGCGAGGGCATCCCACGCGCCCTACTTCAACCTGCTCCCCGCCGACATGATGGCCGTCATCACCATGCACAAGCTCATGGGGCTGCTTATGACCGGCAACGGAGACGGGAGCGTCCGGGTCATACAGGCAGCGTGCCAGATCGGGGAAGCAATCGAGCATGAGGTGTGTCTCAAGATTGTTCTTTTTTTCCCAATACATTCCAAATGGTTGTTCTTTATCAGTTAACTTCGACCTAATTGTAATGCTTCATCCTTTATTCCTTGACCAGGTTCGAATCCACAAATTTCTAGAGAAGACAAAGAAAAAGAGCACCAAACAAGTGGAGAAAGCAGCAGAACCAGAAGCAGAAGCAGAAGCAGCGGATCCAGACATTGCCAAGGAACAACAACGTCTAAGAAAGAAAGTCACCGAGCTGATGAAAAAGCAGAAGGTGCGGCAAGTAAGGCATTTAGTCAAGAAGCAAGATAACGCCAGGCCATGGGGTCAAGATGCTCATGCAAAagtatgctttttttttttctctctctctctcttattatGGGTTGATAGATGTATTACTTCTTTATCTAATGATACTATCCTTTTCTGTTCTATAGGTTGGTAGCCGTTTGATTGAGATATTGATTGAAACAGCTCATATACAACCGCCTGCTAGTCAATCTGCAGATAGTACACCTGAAATCCGACCTGCTTTCACACATGAAATGAGAACTGTGGCAAGAGAGCAACAGTAATCATGTCAACTCTTACTTAGTACCTTCTCGTCTCAACAGCAATCCTGCTCTCTTCTTACATATGCTTTCCCTCATGCCTTGGTACTTAAACAGGAAGAGTCGACGATATGGTGTCATCAAGTGCGATCCACTGGTTCGACAAGGCCTAGATAGAACAGTGAGTCGTCCCTTGTGTTACACTTGCAACGATTTTCTTTATCAGAATATTTTTTCCACTATGTCGCATTTTCCTCATGGAAATATTTTTCTGTACAGGCAAAGCATATGGTCATACCTTACATGCCTATGTTGATTCCGCCAATCAATTGGACTGGGTTGGTACTGCTTATCCATGTTTCTCGTAATTATTTTTCATATATGTGTTGTACTTATTTCAAATTAATTGTGTTGCTATGTAGCGCGGCTATGCTTCTAGTGTGTTAGGCTACATAATATTTTTGCCGAGTGTAATCACTAATCAGAATGACCCCCTTCTCAATTTGTTCAGTGTGTGGTTCATAGTAGTGGATGCTTCTCTGTTAGATTGTTAGTTCTATAACACTCACGAGTAGCAAAGTTATCCCAAATTTGCGTAGCATCATTCCTGGAAGTTAGAACCGTCATCCATAAATGGTAGGGTATATAAGTAGCTAACATCAATTGCTACAGGTATGACAAGGGTGCACATTTATTTTTGCCATCCTACATTATGCGCACCCACGGAGCTAGGCAACAAAGGGAGGCTGTAAAAAGGGCTCCAAAGGAACAGATGCAGTCGATTTTTGAGGTACTCTTTTGCCTCACGTTTATATTTTCTTTGCAGATTAGACTATTTGTTATGATTGAATACTTTTAAGACCACATGCAGGGGGGTCATTTTTTTAGCACACTTGATGCTTTACCATAGCTGCTTCTCTTGTTAATATGGTCTTGCACATTGACATGTTGGTTATTCTTGCTTAGCATCTTGGTCTAGTGATATCATCTTTTGAGGCCTTTTTGGTTCCAGGCCTTAAATACTCTTGGGAGCACCAAGTGGAGGGTCAACAAAAAAGTTCTTACTATTGTTGACAGAATATGGTCGAGTGGTGGCCGACTTGCTGACTTGGTTGATCGTGCTGATGTGAGCTGCCATTTTTCCCTCTCTTGGTTTCATCTTATGAAGACTTTTAAGACGTTAATGTTTACATGCCAACTTTTGTTTATGTACTCTAGGTTTCCATACCAGAGAAGCCTGACACTGAAGATGAAGCTGAGCTAAAGAAGTGGAGGTGGAGCGTGAGGTCAGCCAAAAAGGAGAATAGTGAAAGGCATTCCCAGAGATGTGATGTTGAGCTTAAACTCGCGGTAAGCGACTATAAGTGGTCTTGCACTCTTGCTATTGTTTACGATTTCAGCTGGACATAATTTATTCCACGTTTACTGTTCATCTAATTTATACTTGTTGGTaacaggtagctcggaaaatgaaGGAAGAAgctgggttttactacccacacAACCTTGATTTTAGAGGCCGTGCTTATCCAATGCATCCTTATCTAAATCACTTGGGTTCAGATCTTTGTCGTGGAGTGTTGGAGTTTTCTGAAGGTCGACCACTTGGTAAATCAGGCTTGCGCTGGCTGAAGATACACCTAGCAAATTTGTATGCTGGAGGTGTTGATAAGCTATCATATGATGGCCGGATTGCATTTACTGAGAATCACTTGGAGGACATATTTGACTCTGCTAATAGGCCTCTTGAAGGCAAGCGATGGTGGCTTGGGGCAGAGGATCCATTCCAATGCCTGGCAGTTTGCATGGATATTACTGAAGCTTTAAGAAGCCCCTCTCCAGAAACAATGATCTCACATGTTCCTGTGCACCAGGTACTGATATTTTGTCCATGTTATATTATTCTGCTTCTCATAATCTCATTTTTTTCCCAGCAACAGTTGTCATGTTTAGTCAATTTACCCATGTTGCTTTTGTAGGCTAGAAAATACAAACATATTTGTTTCTCATGCCTTGAAAGTATAAAACAAGGGCATGATTTACTGCTTTCGATAAAAGTATAATTAATGCCAAGAATATTGTATAAATATTTTGAACTATTTGTTTGGGATTGGTTTAATTGAATTTGTAATCTGTTAGGATTTAACTATTTGATTTGGTAAGGACTTTGTCTCTGTTAAGGAGGGATGCTAATCCTATAAAAGCAAGCAAAGATTAAACTAAACTAACCCATTTCTCTCCATGTCATCTTCTAGGCTCTAGCTGTCTCTCTTAGCACAGCAGCTTTCTATCTATTCTGTCTCTTCGACCCTAACTATCCTCTCCAATCCGAGCACATAACCGAATACCTAGCGTTACTAGACAAGTTAGGTGGGCAATTACATGGGTTACAGGGTTAGCGACGGCACCAAATATCCTGTGGCTGCTCTTGTGTAAATGTTACTGATTTTTGAGTCGCTAGAAAATCAATTCAGTAAAGGTAATCAACTCAATTAAGACGAAAAGCATCCAATGTCAGGCTGACAAGTGGTGATGCGTTTGACAGTCTTTTTAATAATGTATGTACCGTTTAAGTACTGGGAGATCCAAATGAACATGTACAACTGAAGTTAATGTTAGCAATATGATGTACCATGGCATGCGAAATGCCATAAACTCTTAGTGATTACATCCAATTGTACCCATTGAGGGACCTGAATCCTGATAGATGGGACACATGCATATAAGAACCCCACCGATATGATTAGCATCATGGACACGGATTATGTCGAGCACAATGCCGCATACTCCCTTCTAGAAAAAATGTTGGTGctataaaatttgaaaaaaaatatccAGAAAAGGCATAGATGTACATGTGGCATATACTCTGCTTGTATTTTGTGATAAAATGTTTATTTGTATTCTGCACAAAAAAAATAGAGACATGAACATGCTGTCTACCATTTTCTTCTGAAGCCGCACAAAATGCGTATTTTTGTACACCTTTTTCAGCTTGCACATAGTATTCACACATtcacatgtgttttttttttcagaagtTTTTTGAAATGTTACCTTGTGCATGTGTGCTATATGTTGTAATTTGTAACTAGAACATTTAACATTTATGCAAGAGAAGTGAGGATATTTGGTACTGTTGCTAAACCATGCAATTCCCCACTTAACCTTGTATAGTAAGGCTAGGTGTTTGATTATGTGCTTATGCTGGAGCAGAATCATGATATAATGTTTTCTGTTTCAGGATGGTTCTTGTAATGGCCTGCAGCACTATGCAGCTCTTGGAAGGGACAAGGtcagttcattttttattaattATGTTGTTGCTTTATCAAAGATTATTTTGTCTGCATGAAGAATATTTAATTTTTGGCTAGTGAAATGCATAATTGTTTCTTTTATCAATTTCATGCAGCTGGGTGCCATTGCTGTCAACTTAGTTTCTGGGGAGAAACCTGCAGATGTTTACTCTGGAATAGCTACCAGGTAGAGGCCATTCTGTCTTACTGGATTTGAAGTACTATATATGCTCACACTTATAATGCGATCCtgaaatgaattttgatatacaACAGATTTGGTTATAAATTCAAACAAGCTTAAACTGGATGCCCATCTTATTTGTGAAATTGATCCTGCTTAGTATCTTTAATATGGCAATGTGCCTTATCCACAAGTCAATAAACTGTTCAATTCTAGATTTAAGGGTCAAGTCCAATTTATCCATCTTGACATGTGAATGTTATAATATCTTCCCATACTTGTGATTTGGATTTATATTCCCATATTTGTGATCCAGGGTGGTGGAAATTATGAGGAGAGACGCACAAAAAGATCCAGCTACAGATTCTGATGCAGCACGCGCTCGTCTGCTAGTTGATCAGGTGTTGCTTCATTGCTAGTCCTTAAACACATTTTACCTCATAAAAATGATATGATGAAAATACTCAATCtttctactccctccaatccatattatttgatgctaaaataaatatatctacaactaaaatgtgtctagatacatctgtattagcgtcaagtaatatgaatcggagggagtatttgaatTGAATGTTTAAGAATATATATATTAACATCTGAGACATGGTAAATTCTACAGTTAATGTTACGCTACATTCAGCAATTGTACCTAGAGTTTTAATATTTTCTGGAAAATGTGCCAGTCCATCTTTATTCTGTGATAATTGCATGCTAAATGAGGAACCAATTTATGAGTAACACATTCTTAAAAATATTTGAGCAACACCTACTTTTCCTCAACATGGTCAATAGAAAATTTGTAATATTATGTTGAAACTCCTCGGAGTAGCGGAAACCAGCTCAGGTATTATGCTAAATGAAGTTTATCTGAGACATTACTTTAGGGAGCCCGGAGCCCTTATATATTCAGTTGATATAAAAGCATGCTGACCAGTAGGGTTCTCGTAGGATTAGTGTTAATCTAACGCACTGAAAAAGTTTGTGTTCCCTATTTCATCGGACAATTTGATTTCTGCAATTACTTTTAGTTGATGGCCTCCTAGGcccacaaagaatacttggaaattATGTGAAGTTTACGTGATTATTATCAAATGCAGGTGGATAGGAAATTGGTAAAACAAACAGTGATGACATCTGTCTATGGTGTCACTTACGTTGGTGCAcgtgaacaaataaaaagaagattaAAGGAGAGGGGGGTCATTGCTGATGACTCTGAACTTTTTGGTGCATCATGCTATGCTGCTAAGGTGGAATTCATTGAAGCGTTTGTTTCGTCATCTAACATATATATACACCTAGAACTAAAACAccttttttttgtttcattttttattCTGGATAGGTTACACTGACAGCGCTTGGTGAGATGTTCGAAGCTGCTCGTAGTATCATGAACTGGCTTGGAGACTGTGCCAAGGTATCATCTGTAGTATCACATCTGTGTTCTGAATATAATGCGACGTTTGATGTTGCAATTACATTGTGCATCAGAAAATCCACTTACGTATTATTTTTTGGCTGCTTCATATGTAGTATTAGCACTGCCATTTTTTGTTTGGTAATCACGGATTCATTATTGAATGAAACTGCAAATTGTGATCTGCTGGCTTGTGGGTGGTTTTTTAAAACTAAATAGTTAATTTTAATTGAGACATATTTCTTCCTTTTCAATCTTTTTTTGACCTGCCGAAAAGAAAACATCGGGTGAGTACATTATCGTAAAATTTGTTTCCATTGACATCCTGTGAGTGCCCCAAACAGATAGAATGTTCCCTTTTTCTGTCTATAGTTATTacttagctttctaaaaaggctttcgttttgagacggaggtaataGTTATTACAAAAGACTTGCATATCCTTGGTTATAAAGGGCCAGTTTGTAGTTGCAGTATTGTTCTATTCTGTGCTGTGTTATTTTTGAGTTAGGGAAGTCTTAATTAATTTCAGTAGGATCATACTGCACTGTTTttatatctaaataaaatatgatattaactactacctccatcccaaagcttaaggcttatatttttttgaaaagttaaccaagaaaagtttgaccaaacttttagaacaatctatcaacaaatataatattttgtagataccatacgaaaatatattttattatatatctaatgatattgattttgtattttgcatgttaatgatttttggtaaaaacttagtcaaacttgacatagtttggctttctaaaaataatataagccttaagctttgggatggaggtagtaactaCCAGTCTATCACACTCATTAACAGAAATAAATGAGTGCTTAGAAAAGGCAGCGCTATGCACGATGGAGCCTGAGAGAGAAAATCTAAGAAAATGATAAACAAAATAGAATAAAACCTTTAATACTGTCATGACTATTGGAATAATGATAATGACCTAAATTTAAGATTTATATATATCTAAAGATCAAACGAACTGTTTGTTGAGGCAAACTGCTACAGCCATATTTCATTTAACATCTTGATAGTCAAGCTGCTCTGCCTTGTCCTTTTGAATTTCTGTTTCTAAATGGATCGGCCTTTATAACCATGGATATTGAACAATGGTCCATCTGCTTTGTATGACAGGTAATTGCTTGTGAAAATGAACCTGTGAGATGGATGACCCCTCTTGGACTTCCAGTTGTTCAGCCATATCGCAAACTAGGAAGGCATCTTGTATGTGTTTCAGTATAATTGTTTCTTCACCTTCACTTGATTATCGCCGACACGTCCCTTCCAGGGAAAAACATTTTTCATCTGCTGGCTAACTATTAATAGCAAAGTGACATTCTTGATGTTTTTCCTGCAGATCAAGACATCGTTACAAGTCCTGACCCTTCAACGAGAAACAGATAAGGTATGACCTCTTTTACATTGATATGTTCAACACATCTTACTGAGAATAGGGAGTTCGCTGCTGAATGGTTGTTGCGCAGGAAGTGGTTAATCACATTTTGTTTGTGTAACTTGTGCATCACATTATTGGATTCGCTGAACATTTTATTTTCCTCATCATAACACTGACACTGTTATAATGTACCATTATCCATATTGTTGGAATCTGATAGTTCTTGTGAGAGCTCTGTGCTTAAATGTGTATCCTTCAACCAGGTTATGGTTAAGCGACAAAGGACAGCTTTCCCTCCAAACTTCGTACACTCCCTTGATGGCTCTCATATGATGATGACTGCTGTTGCTTGCAAAAAACAAGGCCTATATTTTGCAggtttgtattttactatctgccGGAGTATTTTTGAGATCCTTGTCTGGGTCCTTTTATTTTACTATTAGCTTTATGTATGAATGCAGGAGTTCATGATTCATATTGGACCCACGCTTGTGATGTTGATACAATGAACATGATACTTCGGGAAAAGTTTGTGGAACTTTACGATGCACCTATTTTGGAAAATGTATGTATTTTGCTATCTCAGTTATTTAGATGGTGTGCATTTAGTTTGTTGTTCTTTTCCTATACTGTGCATTCAGTTTGTTAACACAGTATATTTGATGCAGCTCTTGGAGAGCTTTGAGAAATCTTTCCCTACATTAAAATTTCCACCATTGCCAGACAGAGGAGATTTTAATATGAAGGATGTCCTTGAGTCAACCTATTTCTTCAACTAGCACGGTTACGGTGGCATATTGTCCTATTTTTCTCTCTGCTGCCCAGCTGTGGCCTTGCACAAATCTTGAGTTCTCTCAAAGTACATGACTGGCTCAGATAATCAAGCTAATTATTTTGCTGGTTGACACGCCAACTTGTGGACAACTTGCATGAAGATGATCCCACAAGAGTGGATTTACAGAGGTACATAGAAGATGCTCTTGCTCTGCTGCAGAATTACATGGTAAGCAAGGTGCGTCACTATTGCCAAGGAACTGGCAGTAAACAGCGCTGGCCCAGGGGGAGATTGAAGAAAGTGACAGTCAAAATAATTGGAAACCATGATGAAGAAGCAGTAGCTGCGGAGTTTTTCTGTGTTTGTGATATAGTGTAGTTTTCACCAGTGCTTTGTTTCTCCCTTCTCAAGGCTCACTCTTTGCACGCTCACTAACCATCTTCGCAGTCTTCAGATTCCTGTAAATGTAATTATATGTAGTTTTTTGGCCTCTTCACTAACCTGTCATTCTTTTCTTGTTTCTCTTAATTTATAGTTGGGAATCTGATGAGTGCAACACTATACTGTGGAAAATTAATTCATAGCTACCATTGTAGTTGCACGATACTATCTATACAATAAAGTGATATAGTGGTTTTCCTCTTAATTTTATGGAGATTTTATATTTTTGCCATCTTTCTGTTGCCTTTTCGAGCTGCTTTCAATTTTCACCCCAATTTTATCTGAGTATTGATGGCCACTATATTGATCAGTACTTATGGGGTCAGTATTTTTCTAGCCTTTATCATCACTTTTTAAGGCATCAAAGTGAATTATTTGGACATAAACTTATTCTTTTTAAGACGAGTTGGACATATATATACCTAGAAGTGAGGACATATAGCTCAGAATAACCTTGTTTAGGCTGCTTATagcggggagtaacttagactagtaacatatgtcatgttaccagTCTAGGTTACTACTTTCATAGTGTGTACTACCTCCGTCTCGGTTCATAGGGCTTGCACGTATTTTTAGGTCGTAAATTTTATCaacataatacaaaatatatattataaaatatatatcattagaaagcttagacattctactttccaatgatataatttttgtactaTACAATTGATATTATGTTGGTCAAATAAGCAACCTAGAGATACgcgcaagccctatgaactgggaggaagtagtaacttatatgtggtgtcatgcattgtgtcatttattatgttgtagactcattttgccttggggtgcgtgatgttatggtaacataactagttaccacctcactctctttcttcatttattcacatgccatgtcactaaaatgtcttgagatgtgtgatgttactagctatgttactcccactatgagcagttttAGGCCCCTAGCCGGCATTGTCTGAGTTCGAATTTGGCGTGCTGCAGAACTAGTCCTTCTAAGAATAAACGTCTAGTTGATCTGCCAGCTGGTTTTGTTGTGATGTCAACACATGAAAAGATGATTTTCTAATCAACCATGTCTAGTTGCCGGATTTTCTAATTAACGAGATCTTGAGTATGAACAAACAGTGCTGCGTACcctaagactacccacaatggaaatatcataggtagtatcatgcattccatgcatgcaaaatgctgatgtggcagtgcaattaaggatgagagagataATACTAATATCATAGGtacatactgtatcatagcacatactacatatatttgcattgagattctacaaaacaattaatatatggagaccatgatactagtatatgataccatgcattgtggagatagtaacatgtagtagtatcatacgcatgatactactatatgatactatgcattgtgactagtctgttAGCAAATAAATCGTGACGAGTGTGTGGGTTGCGTGCGTGTTAGTTCTGATTCAGGTCTCACGCAGGTATGTTGCCACGTTGAGATTGTTAGCGAGATTAGGGGGTGCAGTTAGTAGATGACCGCGTCGTGAGCGTTGGCAGCCCTCAGAACGAGCGGATCGAGCTGGGCAGCTCGCGTGCGTGCGCGAGCAAGGTGGAGAGCGTGGGTGCGTGCTCCTGTGCCATGCCCGGCTATAAAGCCCCTCACTGATCATCGATGTAAAGTGTGCTAGCTGAAAAGGATTAGGGCGTTggtgcgcccacggcggcgttcgTGCGCCGGCCGGAAAAATACTGTGTTGTCTCCCTTCTTCTACCTCAAGTCCGTGAGTGAGAGGGTGCAGCCTCGGGCTGCACCAACATTTGGTATCAGATCCTTGTCGATCCGAGGCGCGACCGTGGCGCGCGGTCAGTCCGCGACGAGCACGGCGGACGCGGCGAGGGGACGCCG encodes:
- the LOC124653608 gene encoding DNA-directed RNA polymerase 1B, mitochondrial-like, with the protein product MLPAATPAAVLPISPPSSPPPPVLLPPPKSLALMWRRLPSRRLASALLSASAPHLPPPPPLHRLLLPAPATGILPSPRLPWGHHPPRFASSSAAAAAEAVSSSEVDELHHALDDAALAAPAPTPPAPPERRRGRGRGKVVTEAAAQHGMTCSKYSALRRRQIRIETEAWEQAAREYRELLADMCQHKLAPNLPYVKSLFLGWFEPLRDRIVAEQELVGERGARASHAPYFNLLPADMMAVITMHKLMGLLMTGNGDGSVRVIQAACQIGEAIEHEVRIHKFLEKTKKKSTKQVEKAAEPEAEAEAADPDIAKEQQRLRKKVTELMKKQKVRQVRHLVKKQDNARPWGQDAHAKVGSRLIEILIETAHIQPPASQSADSTPEIRPAFTHEMRTVAREQQKSRRYGVIKCDPLVRQGLDRTAKHMVIPYMPMLIPPINWTGYDKGAHLFLPSYIMRTHGARQQREAVKRAPKEQMQSIFEALNTLGSTKWRVNKKVLTIVDRIWSSGGRLADLVDRADVSIPEKPDTEDEAELKKWRWSVRSAKKENSERHSQRCDVELKLAVARKMKEEAGFYYPHNLDFRGRAYPMHPYLNHLGSDLCRGVLEFSEGRPLGKSGLRWLKIHLANLYAGGVDKLSYDGRIAFTENHLEDIFDSANRPLEGKRWWLGAEDPFQCLAVCMDITEALRSPSPETMISHVPVHQDGSCNGLQHYAALGRDKLGAIAVNLVSGEKPADVYSGIATRVVEIMRRDAQKDPATDSDAARARLLVDQVDRKLVKQTVMTSVYGVTYVGAREQIKRRLKERGVIADDSELFGASCYAAKVTLTALGEMFEAARSIMNWLGDCAKVIACENEPVRWMTPLGLPVVQPYRKLGRHLIKTSLQVLTLQRETDKVMVKRQRTAFPPNFVHSLDGSHMMMTAVACKKQGLYFAGVHDSYWTHACDVDTMNMILREKFVELYDAPILENLLESFEKSFPTLKFPPLPDRGDFNMKDVLESTYFFN